GCTTTCGAGGGGGGCGAAAGCGGAGAGTGTGAGTGAAGCCGCTATGCCCATGAAACCTCTGCTCCGGCTGTGGGAGTGGAGGCTGAAGTGAAACGGAGAAGTGAAAAAGTGCGCTATCAGATGGCCTCCTGGCTGGCCTCGATCTGCTCGAGCGTGAGGCCACGCGTTTCCGGAACCCAGATGCGGATAAAGAGAACACCGACCAGGCAGACGGCGCCGAAGATGGCGAAGACGGAATACTCCGACATCGCCGCGGCCATCACCGGGAAGAGCAGCCCTACCAGGAAGGATCCAATCCAGTTGAAAGAGGATGCCAGGCCCGTGCCCGAACCGCGAATGGCCAGGGGAAAGATTTCGCCTACGACCACCCACGTCAGTGGCGCCCAGGTGAAGGAGTACAGCGCGACGTAGATGCTCAGGAATATGACGACGGTGTTGCCGCCGAGCGAGGGCATCAGCAGATGAAGCACTGCCGGCGAAATGAACGAAAGCGCCATAATGATGCCGCCCATCGTGAGCAGGGCGCGGCGGTTGATGCGGTCGGCCACCAGCAGAAAGAACAGTGAGCCGAGCACGAGAATGGCGCCCTCAAGCATGGGCCACATCAGCGCCGAGTGGGTCGAGGCTCCGCTGAGCCGCTGCACAATGAGCGGCAGGTAGTAGAAGATGGCGTTCGCGCCCTGAAATTGCTGCAGCGCCGCGACACCGAGGCCGGCCAGCACGAGCGGGCGGTACTGCGGCTGCAGAAACGCCTTGTAGTGCCCCTGTGCCTGGCCTTTCTCGTGCTCATGGCGCACGGTGCGCTGAATCTCCTGCAACTCATCCTCAATGCGCCAGCGCTCGGGCCGGATGGTCTGCAGGACCTCTCTCGCCGTCTCCACCAGGCCGTGGCTGGCCAGAAAACGGGGCGACTCGGGCAGCCGCAGCGTGCCGAGGAAGAGAACCACCGCCGGAAGGACGGCCGCGCCCAGCATGAGACGCCAGCTCAAGGGGCCGGAGATGTTGTCGAGGAAGTAGTCCGCGACATAGGAGAGCAGCATACCGGAGACGATCATGACCTGATTGAGGCCCGACAAGCGGCCGCGGATATCGGCCGGGGCCATCTCAGAGAGGTAGGCCGGCACCAGGGCCGAGGCCGCGCCGACCGCCCAGCCGAGAATGATGCGGGCGGCGACCAGAAAGCCCACGCCGTTGGCGGGTGCAATGGCCGAAAGCGCCGCTCCGATGATGAAGACGATGGAGGAGATGAGGATCAGACGGCGGCGGCCATAGCGGTCGGCCAGGCGGCCGGCCAGCGCTCCGCCAAGAATGGCCCCCAGCATCACCGATGAAGTGATCAGGCCCAGATCGAACGGGCTGTTTTGCAGGTTCCAGCGCTGTTGCAGAATCGGCAGGGCGCCCGTCATCACGCCGATGTCGTAGCCGAACAGAATGCCGCCGAAGGCGCCAAAAAAGTAGATGAACCGCAGGTTTTGTCTTCTTTTTCTGCTCAGGGCCAGGTCGTTGGCCGGCGAGTTAGTGGGCGGATGCATACGTTCTGAGGTCCTCAAATAGAAGCGAAGTGGAAGCGCGCCGGGAACAGCTGTCTTGAATGGTTCGGTTCGTTCATGGTCTCAGCGCCGTGTGGATTCAGATTGGGAAGCCTTCTCCTGCCGCCTGCTCAGCCTGCGCAACGGAAACAAAATCACGCTCCCAAAAGGTATCAGAGATGAGTGACGTTTGCCCCCCTAGTAAAGGGATTTTCTATTGACCATAGGTGGCCTTGGCTCCATGTTTGCGGAAATAGTGGCGGTCGAGCAGCGCCTGGGAGACTCCCCGGCACTCGGGGTTCAGCGTCATGGTGTGCCAGGCCATGCGAGCCACGGCTTCGAGCAGGGCGGCGTGGTGCGCGGCCTCCAGGGCGTTTTTGCCCCAGGCAAAGGGCGCGTGCCCGGCCACCAGAACGGCCGGAACGGCCAGCGGATCGAGCCCCTGGAAACGGCGCACAATGGCCACGCCGGTGTTGTGGACGTATTCGCCGCCGATCTCCTTATCGGTCAGCTCGTCTGTAACGGGCACCTCGCCATAGAAATAGTCGGCATGGGTGGTGCCGAGGGCGGGAATCGCGCGGCCGGCCTGCGCCCAGACGGTGGCGTACATGGAATGGGTGTGGGCGACGCCGCCGATGGCAGGGAACTCGCGGTAGAGGAGCAGATGGGTGTCCAGATCAGAGGATGGCTTCAGCTTGCCTTCGACGATTTTTCCTGAGAGATCGGTGACCACCATGTCTTCGGGGCGCAGTTTGTCATAGGGCACTCCGCTGGGCTTGATGGCGACGAGTCCGGTGGCGCGGTCAATGCCGCTGGCGTTGCCAAAGGTGAACTGGACGAGGCCCTCGCGCACGAGATCGAGATTGGCTTCGAGCACTTGTTCTTTGAGCTGCTGTGTCAAACTGTACCTTCCTGGGTCGGTTCGGGAATTCGGGTAAACATTTTCTTGCAGGCGATGCGAGGTTAAACGCCTCTCCTGGCCCTGTCAACCATCGCCGCATTCTGAGTAGAAAGTAGACGAGGGAGTTTTGGGAACAGTCTAGCAGTCCTGTGGCTGTTCCCGGGTAGAAGAGGAGCGTTTGACAGGCATTTGCCGGGGTTGGTAAACATTTACCCAAACTGAGCCGGGGAATGGCTCCGGACGCCTGCGTTTGCCCGCTCCAGAAACAGCAAATACCGGGCCGCGTGGGGCGGCGGGTGTAATTCATCCGAAGAGAATCCCAAGAGAATCGAGGTGCCGGGTGAGCGAGAATCTGTCGCGACGCACATTTTTGAAGAGCAGCGCGGCGGTGGCCGCGGCCGGAGTGGTGGCTCCGCGGACATTTGGGCTGTCAGCAGCCGCATCCCATGGCGGCGCGACGCGGCTGGGGCAGTTGGGCTACGGCGAGGTGGAGTTGCTGGAAGGGCCGATGCTGGCGCAGTTCCAGGCCAATCATGCCTTTTTTCTGGCGCTCGATGAAGATGCGCTGCTCAAGCCCTTTCGTGAACGCGCGGGGCTGCCGGCTCCCGGGCCACAGATGGGCGGCTGGTACAACTTCTCAAAGGAATTTGACCCGCCGAACAATATGACCGGCTATATTCCGGGGCACTCGTTTGGGCAATATCTGTCTGGACTGGCGCGAGCCTATGCCGCGACCGGCGACCAGCCCACCAAAGCCAAGGTGCACCGGCTGGTGCGCGGATTTGCCGAGGCCGTTTCGCCGAAGTTTTACGATGACTATCCGTTGCCCTGCTACACCTTTGACAAGAGCAATTGCGGGCTGATCGATGCGCATCAGTTTGCGGGCGACCCGAATGCGCTGCACGCGCTCTCTCGCGCTCTCGAT
The DNA window shown above is from Acidobacterium capsulatum ATCC 51196 and carries:
- a CDS encoding sugar porter family MFS transporter, which encodes MHPPTNSPANDLALSRKRRQNLRFIYFFGAFGGILFGYDIGVMTGALPILQQRWNLQNSPFDLGLITSSVMLGAILGGALAGRLADRYGRRRLILISSIVFIIGAALSAIAPANGVGFLVAARIILGWAVGAASALVPAYLSEMAPADIRGRLSGLNQVMIVSGMLLSYVADYFLDNISGPLSWRLMLGAAVLPAVVLFLGTLRLPESPRFLASHGLVETAREVLQTIRPERWRIEDELQEIQRTVRHEHEKGQAQGHYKAFLQPQYRPLVLAGLGVAALQQFQGANAIFYYLPLIVQRLSGASTHSALMWPMLEGAILVLGSLFFLLVADRINRRALLTMGGIIMALSFISPAVLHLLMPSLGGNTVVIFLSIYVALYSFTWAPLTWVVVGEIFPLAIRGSGTGLASSFNWIGSFLVGLLFPVMAAAMSEYSVFAIFGAVCLVGVLFIRIWVPETRGLTLEQIEASQEAI
- a CDS encoding L-ribulose-5-phosphate 4-epimerase encodes the protein MTQQLKEQVLEANLDLVREGLVQFTFGNASGIDRATGLVAIKPSGVPYDKLRPEDMVVTDLSGKIVEGKLKPSSDLDTHLLLYREFPAIGGVAHTHSMYATVWAQAGRAIPALGTTHADYFYGEVPVTDELTDKEIGGEYVHNTGVAIVRRFQGLDPLAVPAVLVAGHAPFAWGKNALEAAHHAALLEAVARMAWHTMTLNPECRGVSQALLDRHYFRKHGAKATYGQ